ATTATAAAAATGGGCTTTTGGGTTGATTTCTGACATTGTTGCTACTTGATCTGTTAGAGCCAACAAGGGAGCTGTTGGGCAATATGATCCTGATTTTTGCGGATAAGATGGTGAGGGTAGATATTTGGCTACAGGTTCACCCAGACTTGAGTGGGTTTCCTTCGTCTGTTTTTATGGAGAATGCTTGGAAAGTGGCGGTTGGCCGGGAAGGGTctgggcaggagagcagagtaggAAGGGGCTGAATCCAGCCTCTCGAGGTATTTGGTCAAAAGGGTCCAGCCTGGCTCCCTCCCAATATGGGTCACAACAAACCCTGCTTGGACTCCACTCACCCTCAGGTAGTTTGCAAGCTGCTTCTCAATCATGAGCTTCAACTCCTGCTTGGTCAGAGTGTCTCTGTCCCCCTCCCGTCTTGAGTACTGGTGGAAGACATCAATGATGACATCCATGGCCTTCTCCAGCTCAGAGAGAGGCTCCTGGGTCTGGGAGGTCTGGAAGAGAAATGATTACATGGAATAACATCAGGAACAACAACAGGTGAGAAAGTCTGATGTAAACAAATGAGGCTTTAGTACAGCTTCACTCCAGAGGAGAATGCAGCCTGGCTTTGCTCCGTCACTCTTTTTTTGGAGGATAAATTTGAGCTCTTCATTCTGAATTTGCTCTTCTCTACCAGCCAAAGGACTCTGATGGAGGTTGCAACCTTTGCCTGCTTCTGTTCTGCGCTGTGGAACCACAGGTAACATCTGAAAtctgctttccccccccctcagAATTTGCCTTCTGCAAGTCAGGCACCGTTGGAGCCAAACTGGAAGCATTAGAAAAAGATGCAGGCATTGAGTATGAGATCCAGCGTCCAGGAGCCCCTCCGGTGGTGAGGTTGTGCTGGAGGGAGCTGTGGATTGCACTCAGATGAGCCTGAGTGGAGATGGTTatcctctgccagcagctgatTGCAGCTCACATGGTGAGAAGAGGGTCCTGAAGGATCCCTCCACCTCTGATGGCCCATCCAGCACCTAGAAAAGAGCATGGAGAGTTTAAACACCCTTGTCACCCTAGGCTTGCCTTGCTCATCTTGACGAAGTAGCGAGGTCCACTCCAGCTGAAATGGGGCTGGTCCCAGGCGCAGCATCTCTTATAGTCTGGCCATCCGCCTGTGCCCCTCCACCAGTTGTGAAATGTCTCTGTTCCTTCCAGTTCCAGTCCATCTTCGTGACATACTTGTGCATTGCTTAAGGCTCTGGGCCAGTTCCTTAAAAGGGTCTCTGTGGCTTCTCCTGCAAGGTTGGTTTGTCACGTACTCTGGTGTGGCCATGTCCCTGCAGCTCGGTCCCCTTCACCccagaaccatagaatcatggaaaggtttggaggtggaagggacctcaaagcccatccagttccactccctgccatgggcagcgacacctcccactggatcaggggctccaagccccatccaacctggcctggaacccctccagggatggggcagccaccactgctctgggcaacctgggccagggcctcaccaccctcacagcaaaacatttctccctaagatctcacctcaatcttcACTTCTAGCTCAAAGTTCTTTCCGCAgaggtctttttctttcttcttagaggtcttttccagcctcaatggtactatgattctatgatggtcCTGTGTGACCAAAAACATCCCACTGCTGCCCTGCCTTTAACACTGGGAACGTGGCCCAGGATCCCTCTGTGGCACACGGACAGGGACAGAGCTGGTGCTGCCTGACCATCCCTTGCCTGCAGCAAGCAGCtctctgtgaaaggaaaaataatatgtgGGGTTTCCCATCCTGGTGGGACTCTAGGGACTTCATTTTGGCTCTTCAGGTTAGCAACAGTCCATGCCAAGGGTTGTTTCTCACCTCCTGAGGTGTACTCTGAGCTGTGGAGCCTGGGTGTGGCCAAAAGGTGTATTTTTACTCTTTAGGACTGTGTCCTTGCTTactttgtggtttcttttttttgttgttgtttctcagtgctgcagagaccAAACGCAGGCGCTTTTGGCTCAGAGCAACCAAGGTTAGGAGCAAAACAAGATTTTCCAGTGCTTCTGGATTAAAATGCTCTGCCTGCTGATTCAGCTGACTTGTCGAGGTGGACGGGGGGGGGTGTAACCTGCCAAACCTTCTACTAATCCCAAACACAAACCAGAGGCCAAAACGGGGCCAGAGATTGAATCAGAGAACGAATCATTgagtggtttaggttggaagggacctcaaagcccacccagtcccaccccctgccatgggcagggacacctcctaccacatcaggggctccaaaccccatccaacctggccttgaacccctccagggatggggcaccaccactgctctgggcagcctgggccagggcctccccaccctcacaggagaacatttctccccaagatctcatctcaattgcccctcttgcagctcaaaacccttcctctctccctatCCCTCactcccctctgcagctttcctggagcccctttcaccactggaagctgctttaaggtctccctggagccttctcttctccaggctgaacaaccccaactctccctgTCTGTCgttgtacgggaggtgctccaacccttggatcatctctgtggcctcctctggacttgctccaacaactccatgtccttcctttgctgaggactccagagctggacatggggctccaggtgggatctcaccagagcaggtagagaggcagaatcctctccctcaccctcTGACACACTTctgttgcagcccaggatacggttggcctgAGGCAAGCTCCAAGAGCCCCAGGTGAGCTGACATAGGGCAGCACCTTGCAGGGAGCTGCTTGAGGATGCAGCCCTGGTTCAGATACCATGGCTACCCAGATCCTGGTCTTCACCAGGAGAGTGCAATACATTTCACAACAGGGGTACTTTGATGCATGaaacagctggagaagggaCAGGGCATTTCACAACAGGGTGTTGGGGACCATCTGCTCAGTTTCAGGGTTTTGTAGCAATTTCAGGAAACCATATTTTAGGTCATTTTATCATTTCAGAGGTGAGGAAGAGCAAGGACTGGTTACAGGGTGTGGGACAGGCCAAGGGTTTCCAGAGGGATAGTGGCTACACCTCCGATATGGCAACCAGGATGAGATCTCAGGttagttttttaaatgcagtgttGGTAAAAGCCCGTGATATTttaggatgaggaggaatggttttcagctgaaagagaggagactgagatgagatcttacaaagaaattatgtactataagggtggggaggccatggctgccccatccctggaggagttcaagtccaggttggatggggccttgggcagcctgatccagtgggaggtgtccctgcccatggcagagggtgggactggatgggctttgaggtcccttcccacctgaatcattctatgatttcaaatATCTTTACAGGTAACCTAGGATCATCAGGCAGGTAGGAGATTTACACGTGATGGGTCCCAGGTAGTGAttatcttttgtaatttttgtggTACTGGAGGAAAGTTTGTTCAGCTGTATGATTAAATAATAGTGATTTATTTGCATGACTTTTGAATAGTTAGCTGGGAACTtaaattaatcatagaatcgcagaatggtttgcgttggaagagacttcaaagcccacccagtcccaaccctgccatgagcagggacacctcccactgcatcaagagctccaagccccatccaacctggccttgaacccctccagggatggggcagccaccactgctctgggcaccctgggccagggcctccccaccctcacagcaaaacatttctccccaagatctcatctcaatctctcctgTTTCacctcaaaaccattcccttcatcctatccctcaCTCcccgatccagagcccctccccagcttttctggagcccctttcaccactagaagctgttctaaggtctccccagagccttctcctctccagcgTGAACTACTCCAACTCTCCCAgttgtacgggaggtgctccagccctccgatcatctctgtggcctcctctggacttgtttcaacagctccatgtccttcctgtgctgagaactccagaactggacacagggatccaggtggggtctcaccagagtacAGTAGAGTGGAAAATCTCCAAGCGCCTGGGACTTGCCCAGACGTGAATAAAACAAAGTCTCTCTCTGTGGTGTATTTATTGACCGATTACACCCTGGGTTATGGATCCATTTTTTGAACAACACCAGTGCAGTCATTAAGGTGACCAGGGAATTGTGTTCTACCACAATTATTGCCCTGATCTGCAGGTCTCCTTGCAGGGAGCACCTCCCTGTCCAGCTGCACCTGTAAGTCACACCGAAGTGCCTGCAGCAAACTGCAATCCTGGCCCCAAGGCCACCAGGAATTATCAAGGAAGAAGTGGGAAGCATCCCGGTAGTCACAGTAAGTGAAAGATCTAGTTTGATGAGATTGGGGTTGGTTGTGCCCTGAGGACGTGAGACCTGGTGGGGCATCCCATGCTTGTCAGTGGTTGCAAAActctttcaaaacacatttacGGGCAAGTGAATGGCTGAGGCgggaagaggcagcagcagggtttGTCACTGAGGTTTGCTGTGTTTCACAGCAGGTTTCTAGCCCAGGATCAGGACAAGAGATGTGTTCTCGTTCCTATTCATGGGTTTATCTCAAGGCACGCATGGGACACACACTCAGCCCTGGTTCCTGAATACCTTTGAGCAATGTCAGACCATGTGGAGAACAGCCTTGCAGAAAGGGATGTGGGGTGTTCTCGTCAATGCCAAGTTGaccatgagccaacagtgtgccctggcagccaagagggtGACTGTGTCCTGGGGTGTATCAAACACAGCATTGCTCGCtggtcaagggagatgattgtcctgctctgcggtgtggccccaccttgagtaccgGGTGCAGTTTGGGCACTGCAGGATGAAAGGGATCTAAAGATGCTGGAGAGTTTCtagaggagggcatggagttgCTGAAGGGTTTAGAAGGGAAGCTGCGTGGGGagtggctaaagtcacttggtctggtcagcctggagaagaggagactgaggagagacctcgttgtgctctacagcttcctcacaagaggaagaggagaaggcatttctctcttctctctgcaccTGAGGGAACAGTAGGGAGATGTGCCAAGGAAGGGTTAAGCTGGACATTAGGACAAGGTTCTTACCCCAGAGTGTGATGGAGCACCGAAACGTTTCCAGGGAAGCAGCCTGACATCAAGCCTGACAAATATTCCAGAAGAATCTGGACAGTGCCCTCAGTCGCACAGTGTGAATGTGGCGTTGTCCTATGCCaggacaggagttggattcaatgatctttgTGAGACTCTTCTAATTCTggacattctatgattgcaGTGGTCTTCTGGCCATCGAAACTGTCCCAGCCCATCAGTCTAGCCTGCTCATCTTGGACCAGACCCTGAGCAACAGAGCTCTTGACCACCCATTACATCTTGATCATAAGCTTTATTATGAGGTTTTGTGTTGCCTCATTTGGGTGAACCTTTATCCCATGGCTCTGGCAGGACCATGCATTCACTGCAGCTGGTGACTGCCCTCCCCATCTGTGAGAGACTGGTGCAAAAGGCTGAAATAAAGACTCAGTGAACTTCAAGTGATGCTTTATTGTCCCTTAAGCATGAATGATCCAAGCAGACAGAAAGCAGTCAGAGCCCAATTCCTATAAGCAACCTCCGCTGAGGTTTTCACAGGACATGCATGGAAATTTCAATCCTTCTCTGGCTTACAGGGGTCTTGGCCATGGCTCAGGCGATGGACATAGTCAGCCAGCTTGGCCAACACGGTGGTGTACTCCTCAAAACTAATCTGGCTGTCATGGTTTATGTCTGTCTCTTTGAAAAGCTCAGACAAGTAGTCGCGACGATTCCTGTCCTGCAATGGGGTGACAAGGGGTTAGCgtgccccctccctgggctgcaTACCCACCAATGGGAACTGAGCCACTTTGCTCTTGCATGCCTCAGGAAGGCTTTAGAAGCTGCAGATAACTGTGACCCTTTTACCTTGCAGTAAGCCCCTAGTTAATACCGCAGCTGAACAGGCTCTTATTCCAAGCCCCCTTGGCTGCTCAGCACCCCTGCATTCTCAGGAGGGATGAGTGCAGGTGACCCCACAGCACACAGTTAAGCTGTGTCTGATAACAGAAACCCACTTCATGAACCATAACCCTTGGTGGGGGCTGTACCCCACCCcccaggagcatccctggaggcaATCTCAGTCTCATCTCCTCTACCAGCCCTCTAAGGAGACCATCACCCTGGGAAGTACAACACAGCTCCTGTAAACACTCACACAAACTTGCAGGAAGTTCGAtgcctgctcctgcagcaaTGTCTTGAAGTCCTTGAAGCTGAGTAAGTCGAGCTCATTATCCCGGACACTGTACTGGTGGAAGATATTCACAATGGCTTCCAGGGCCTTCTCCATGCTGCAGTTTCCTGGAAACTGCCGAGACTGTGGGGAGGTGGATGTAGTGCTTGCAGACATGGACAGACACTTGAAGTACCTGCAGAAACTTTGGAGGAACCACAAAGACCAGGAGGTGCATCACGCCCTTGGTCCCCATCCCACACACACCAAGGGGGTTTGTGCTGCACGTCTCCAGCCCAACAGCAGGTTCTGCACCAGGGGCTGCTTCTCACCGGGGCTGACGAGCAAGCCAGCAGTGCCCAGCATGCCTGGGAGCAGCCAGTGGCTCCTCAGCGCTGAGCAGGTAATAAGCAGTTTGAGGACTATGGCTGTTGTACAGCATCGGCCAACTGCCTCTAATTTTAGCTTCACCCAAGAAGCACCTCATTCATGTTGAGCTGGAGGCATTTTTCAGGCGAGTTAGACAAACCCATCAGTCTGCAGTCATGTAGCCGCACCATGCCACTGCCAGCAAGGATGACTTCAAGGCAGAGAGCAACCCTATCAGGAGTGGGCTTcactgcagcctctgcctgccctcctcttcctctctctgtgcaTCTCTCTTGCCTCTTTGGGCTGCAAACTCTTTTTACCCAGTCACTGAACACAGACTGTGCTCTCCACTGGATGCCATTATGCAGGTGACACCCTCAAAAGGTGCTCTCCAAGCCAGGAGAAACAACTACACCTCCACCAAGGATGGCACAGAAATGCCATTAACTTCTTGTAGCCCAAACCAGCCTCGTACCCTGCCCCAAGCAAAGCATAACGCTGGAATAATACAAACATGACATGAAGTGATATCCAAAATAACTTCTCCTTCATCTTTAGTGCAATAACCATTGTAGTGTCACTTACCCTTGTCTCCAAGGTGAGTTTGCAGGAGAGGGGTCTGTTACAGTGATTCAAGAGCCCAGGACACCTATTTATACGTGTCCAGGGTCCTCTTTCATCAGAGATGGTGACACACCTGATGCAAGCAACAGCTTGAGTTAAGATTTCCCGTACCTGGAAATTGCAAGGTGGGAACCTCTGAACCCCTCCCTGTCTCATACTTTTGCACATAGTTCCTGGTTGCACCCACCAGGCTTTGGCAATGTTGTTCTTCCACCCCACTGTCACCTCTGATAGGGTTGAGATGCTTATGTGCTGGgcaaagaatgagaaaaacactGGATGTTCCATCACACATCAACATGAGCGCAAAGAGCAAGTCCATCTTGGCAGAATTCACCAGAACTTTGTAGGTTTTGCCATGTGCTGACAATTCTGCACTCACACCAGTGCAGAGGATGGGCTGTTTCAGAGAGACACAGATAATCATGGAATTAGACACAGATAATcatgaggttggaagggaccttaaggatcatctggCCCAACCTTTTAAGGCGATATATAGTTTCAATGAGATGGGCCAGCACACcgtcaagctgagccttaacAGTGTCCAGCGTAGAGGATTCCAGCACTCCGACAGGAGATTGTGTTTAACTGTTCTCgtggtgaaaaattttcttctgcaatccGATCGGtatctccccaggagcaacttataCCCATCACCCCTTGGGTCTTCCACGTGCCTTCGTTTCCATGTGTCTTTTTCCCTTGGTTGTTTTTAATGTGATCTCTCTGTTATCTACCATACTAACTGGTTGAACACACCCTTGCCCCATCCCGGGAGGGGttcaaggctgggctggatggggcttgaagccccctgatccagtgggaggtgtctctgcccatggcagggttcaaactggatgggctttaaggtctcttccaacccaaaccattccatggttctatgattgtGTGAAGACCAGCAAAGATGGAGGCAGCATCCACCTTCTGATAAATAGATTTACGGAGTATTTTCTATACATCACTTGT
This window of the Cuculus canorus isolate bCucCan1 chromosome 28, bCucCan1.pri, whole genome shotgun sequence genome carries:
- the S100A7 gene encoding protein S100-A7, which translates into the protein MSASTTSTSPQSRQFPGNCSMEKALEAIVNIFHQYSVRDNELDLLSFKDFKTLLQEQASNFLQVCDRNRRDYLSELFKETDINHDSQISFEEYTTVLAKLADYVHRLSHGQDPCKPEKD